A genomic segment from Pistricoccus aurantiacus encodes:
- the narL gene encoding two-component system response regulator NarL: MNHSASETPATLMIIDDHPLLRRGVAQLLELEDDLKLLAETGDPEEGLRLAAELDPDMILLDLNMPGMNGIETLKRLREADFAGRVVMFTVSDHEEDVVAALRAGADGYLLKDMDPDEMVRQIRQAGLGRMVISESLTALLAEALRNQRSKPAAPDVHSLTQREREILRELAGGLSNKLIARKLDITEGTVKVHVKHLLKKLNLRSRVEAAVWAVQAGIDG, encoded by the coding sequence ATGAATCATTCAGCCTCGGAGACCCCCGCCACCTTGATGATCATCGACGACCATCCGCTGCTGCGTCGCGGAGTCGCCCAGCTGCTGGAGCTCGAGGACGACCTGAAACTGCTGGCGGAGACCGGCGATCCCGAAGAGGGGCTGCGCCTGGCGGCGGAGCTGGATCCGGACATGATCCTCTTGGATCTCAATATGCCGGGCATGAATGGCATCGAGACCCTGAAGCGCTTGCGCGAGGCGGATTTCGCCGGACGCGTGGTGATGTTCACGGTCTCGGATCATGAAGAGGACGTGGTCGCCGCCCTGCGCGCCGGTGCCGATGGCTATCTGCTCAAGGACATGGACCCGGACGAGATGGTGCGCCAGATACGTCAGGCAGGCCTGGGACGCATGGTGATCAGCGAGAGTCTCACTGCCCTGCTCGCCGAGGCGCTGCGCAATCAGCGCAGCAAGCCCGCCGCCCCGGATGTGCACAGTCTGACCCAGCGAGAGCGGGAGATTCTGCGCGAGCTGGCCGGGGGGCTTTCCAACAAGCTGATCGCCCGCAAGCTCGACATCACCGAAGGCACCGTCAAGGTCCACGTCAAGCATCTGCTCAAGAAGCTCAATCTGCGCTCCCGAGTGGAGGCGGCGGTCTGGGCGGTGCAGGCGGGCATCGACGGTTGA
- a CDS encoding MFS transporter, with amino-acid sequence MKRANADIEHWDVEDESFWQSQGNKIATRNLWISIPSLLMGFAVWLMWGMITTQMRNLGFDFTVDQLFTLTAIAGLAGATLRIPASFMIRIAGGRNTIFLTTALLMIPALGTGIALMNPETPLWIFQALALLSGIGGGNFACSMSNISTFYPKKQQGYALGMNAGLGNFGVTTMQILIPLVMTVGLFGALAGDPMELTRASGTLIGRIEAGTDTWIQNAGFIWLVFLIPLAFAGWFGMNNLRTVTPHPGTPAAAFGKILGLYALGVVATVVGMVALEWINMWLALPITILLTLGLLLLLPGTIKTNIKTQYAIFRDKHTWAMTAIYTATFGSFIGFSAALPLSITVIFGNMMEVAADGSMTRVVNPDAPSALTWAWMGPFVGALIRPVGGWISDKLGGAIVTQVISVIMVAASAAVGYVMMLAYNATDPNQYFWMFLLLFIVLFAASGIGNGSTFRSIGVIFDVQQKGPVLGWTSAVAAYGAFIAPRVMGEQIKAGTPEMAMYGFAVFYAVCLVINWWFYLRKDAYVKNP; translated from the coding sequence TTGAAGCGCGCCAATGCCGATATCGAGCACTGGGATGTCGAAGACGAAAGCTTCTGGCAGAGCCAAGGCAATAAGATCGCCACCCGCAATCTGTGGATCTCGATTCCCAGCCTGCTGATGGGTTTCGCGGTCTGGTTGATGTGGGGCATGATCACTACCCAGATGCGCAACCTGGGCTTCGACTTCACGGTGGATCAGCTTTTCACCCTGACCGCCATCGCTGGTCTCGCCGGTGCCACCCTGCGCATTCCCGCCTCCTTCATGATCCGCATCGCTGGCGGACGCAACACCATCTTCCTGACGACCGCCCTGCTGATGATACCGGCGCTGGGCACCGGCATCGCGCTGATGAACCCCGAAACACCGTTATGGATCTTTCAGGCCCTGGCGCTGCTCTCCGGCATCGGCGGCGGCAACTTCGCCTGCTCCATGAGCAACATCTCGACCTTCTATCCCAAGAAGCAGCAGGGCTACGCCCTGGGCATGAACGCGGGGCTGGGCAACTTCGGCGTCACCACCATGCAGATTCTGATTCCGCTGGTGATGACCGTGGGCCTGTTCGGCGCCCTGGCAGGTGATCCCATGGAACTGACCCGGGCCAGCGGTACCCTGATCGGACGTATCGAAGCCGGCACCGACACCTGGATCCAGAACGCCGGCTTCATCTGGCTGGTATTCCTGATTCCGCTGGCCTTCGCCGGCTGGTTCGGCATGAACAACCTGCGTACCGTCACGCCGCATCCCGGCACGCCGGCCGCCGCCTTCGGCAAGATCCTGGGGCTGTACGCGCTGGGGGTTGTCGCCACGGTGGTCGGCATGGTCGCCCTGGAGTGGATCAACATGTGGCTGGCGCTGCCTATCACCATCTTGCTGACCCTGGGGCTGCTGCTGTTGCTGCCGGGCACCATCAAGACCAACATCAAGACCCAGTACGCCATCTTCCGTGACAAGCACACCTGGGCGATGACCGCCATCTACACCGCCACCTTCGGCTCCTTCATCGGCTTCTCCGCGGCCCTGCCCCTGTCCATCACCGTCATCTTCGGCAACATGATGGAAGTCGCCGCAGACGGCAGCATGACCCGAGTGGTCAACCCGGATGCCCCGAGCGCCCTGACCTGGGCCTGGATGGGGCCCTTTGTCGGCGCCCTGATTCGCCCGGTGGGCGGCTGGATTTCCGACAAGCTCGGCGGCGCCATCGTCACCCAGGTCATCTCGGTAATCATGGTGGCCGCCTCCGCGGCGGTGGGCTATGTGATGATGCTGGCCTACAACGCCACGGATCCGAACCAGTACTTCTGGATGTTCCTGTTGCTGTTCATCGTGCTGTTCGCCGCCAGCGGCATCGGCAACGGCTCCACCTTCCGCAGTATCGGCGTGATCTTCGACGTGCAGCAGAAGGGCCCGGTGCTGGGCTGGACCTCCGCCGTAGCCGCCTACGGCGCCTTCATCGCGCCCCGGGTGATGGGCGAGCAGATCAAGGCCGGCACCCCTGAAATGGCCATGTACGGCTTCGCCGTCTTCTACGCGGTGTGCCTGGTCATCAACTGGTGGTTCTATCTGCGCAAGGATGCCTACGTGAAGAATCCCTGA
- a CDS encoding MFS transporter, with amino-acid sequence MNHLEGVTRPQQYRALSLSTLAFTTCFAVWTIFSIIGVQIKQDLGLNETQFGILVATPILTGSISRIFLGIWTEQLGGRRVFSVLMLVTALCVFLLSYVESYLMFLVAALGVGLAGGSFIVGIAYTSYWFEKEKQGTALGIFGAGNAGAAITNFAAPFLLLAVGWEQTAVVYAIVLTIIAVIFWVFTKEDPLTRSRRGQGGKATSALAQLQPLKHVQVWRFSLYYFFVFGAFVALASYLPRYYVGAYEVSIAVAGTLAALYTLPGSVFRALGGWMSDRYGARAIMYLTFIASLICLFLLAYPETSYVVQGKEGEITFTLAMPLWGVVVLTVLLGFFMSLGKAAVYKHIPVYYPQNVGSVGGLVGMIGGLGGFFLPILFGAVLDLTGVWTSSYMVLFVLVAVSLIWMHGAIRRMERQRVPELSEERFRYLPEIQEPAASHARQQQELRPKQT; translated from the coding sequence ATGAACCACCTCGAAGGGGTAACCCGGCCGCAACAGTACCGGGCCCTGTCTCTCAGTACCCTGGCGTTCACCACCTGCTTTGCGGTGTGGACGATCTTTTCCATCATCGGCGTACAGATCAAGCAGGATCTCGGCCTCAACGAAACCCAGTTCGGCATTCTGGTGGCCACGCCGATACTTACTGGCTCCATCAGCCGCATCTTCCTGGGGATCTGGACCGAGCAGCTCGGCGGTCGTCGGGTCTTCAGCGTGCTGATGCTGGTCACCGCCCTGTGCGTCTTCCTGCTTTCCTACGTCGAGTCCTACCTGATGTTTTTGGTGGCCGCCCTGGGCGTGGGCCTGGCCGGGGGTTCCTTCATCGTCGGTATCGCCTACACCTCCTACTGGTTCGAGAAGGAAAAACAGGGTACCGCCTTGGGCATCTTCGGCGCCGGCAACGCGGGAGCCGCGATCACCAATTTCGCCGCGCCCTTTCTGCTGCTGGCGGTAGGCTGGGAACAGACCGCGGTGGTCTATGCCATCGTGCTGACGATCATCGCGGTGATCTTCTGGGTCTTTACCAAGGAGGATCCGCTGACCCGCTCGCGGCGTGGTCAGGGTGGCAAGGCCACTTCTGCCCTGGCGCAGTTGCAGCCTCTCAAGCATGTCCAGGTATGGCGTTTCTCTCTCTACTACTTTTTCGTCTTCGGCGCCTTTGTCGCCCTGGCCTCCTACCTGCCCCGCTACTATGTAGGCGCCTACGAAGTAAGCATCGCCGTGGCTGGCACCCTGGCGGCGCTCTACACTCTCCCCGGCAGCGTATTTCGCGCCCTGGGCGGCTGGATGTCGGATCGCTACGGCGCCCGTGCGATCATGTACCTGACCTTCATCGCTTCGCTGATCTGCCTGTTTCTGCTGGCCTATCCCGAGACCAGTTACGTGGTGCAGGGCAAGGAAGGCGAGATCACCTTCACGCTGGCCATGCCGCTGTGGGGGGTGGTGGTGCTCACCGTGCTGCTGGGTTTCTTCATGTCCTTGGGCAAGGCGGCGGTGTACAAGCACATTCCGGTCTACTATCCCCAGAACGTGGGCTCCGTCGGCGGTCTGGTGGGCATGATCGGCGGCCTGGGGGGGTTCTTCCTGCCGATCCTGTTCGGTGCGGTGCTCGATCTCACCGGGGTCTGGACCAGTTCCTACATGGTGCTGTTCGTGCTGGTGGCGGTGTCGCTGATCTGGATGCACGGGGCGATCCGTCGCATGGAGCGTCAGCGGGTGCCGGAACTCAGCGAGGAGCGCTTCCGCTATCTGCCGGAGATCCAGGAGCCGGCAGCGAGTCACGCCAGGCAGCAGCAGGAGTTACGTCCCAAGCAGACTTGA
- a CDS encoding carboxymuconolactone decarboxylase family protein: MSHEQLPSGAGEVAEQYPDIWQAYAQLGEACANAGPLDERTRRLVKLALAVGARSEGAVHSHARRARRESISAEELKQVAMLSIPTLGFPAAVAAMTWIEDVTED, from the coding sequence ATGAGTCACGAACAACTGCCTTCCGGTGCCGGCGAAGTGGCCGAGCAGTATCCCGACATCTGGCAGGCCTACGCGCAGCTGGGCGAAGCCTGTGCCAATGCCGGCCCTCTGGACGAGCGGACTCGTCGCCTGGTCAAGCTGGCCTTGGCGGTGGGGGCACGTTCCGAAGGAGCGGTGCATTCTCATGCGCGCCGTGCTCGTCGGGAGTCCATCAGCGCCGAGGAACTCAAGCAGGTGGCGATGCTGTCGATTCCAACCCTGGGCTTTCCCGCCGCCGTCGCCGCCATGACCTGGATCGAGGATGTCACTGAGGACTGA
- a CDS encoding SirB2 family protein, translating to MSYILVKHLHVIAALLSITFFTVRAWWSVRESPQLQRPWVRVAPHVIDTALLGLGVWLMVLLQAWPWRAPWLAAKLLGLLLYILVGTIAIKRGKTPRTRGLAAIVAIVIFVYIIGAAVRHAPWSWLA from the coding sequence ATGAGTTATATTCTCGTCAAGCATTTGCACGTTATCGCCGCGCTGCTGAGCATCACATTCTTCACGGTACGCGCCTGGTGGAGCGTGCGGGAATCGCCGCAGCTGCAGCGTCCCTGGGTCAGGGTGGCCCCGCATGTCATCGACACCGCGCTGCTGGGGCTTGGGGTGTGGCTGATGGTGCTGCTGCAGGCCTGGCCCTGGCGAGCGCCCTGGCTCGCCGCCAAGCTGCTGGGGTTGCTGCTTTATATCCTGGTGGGCACCATTGCCATCAAGCGCGGCAAGACGCCCAGGACCCGCGGTCTGGCGGCGATTGTCGCCATCGTCATCTTCGTCTATATCATTGGTGCGGCGGTGCGTCATGCTCCCTGGTCCTGGCTGGCTTAA
- a CDS encoding type II toxin-antitoxin system YafQ family toxin: MLVPVRSSQFKRDVKRVKKRNKDMTKLRRLLGLLIEQKPLPETYLDHPLRGNWKSYRDAHIEPDWLLIYRIEGNESQLARTGTHADLFTE; the protein is encoded by the coding sequence ATGCTGGTGCCGGTTCGCTCCAGCCAATTCAAGCGTGACGTGAAGCGCGTTAAAAAGCGCAACAAGGACATGACCAAGTTACGCCGATTGCTTGGGTTGCTGATCGAGCAAAAGCCTTTGCCGGAGACTTATCTTGATCATCCCTTGCGAGGAAATTGGAAAAGCTATCGGGATGCCCATATCGAGCCTGACTGGTTACTGATCTATCGCATCGAAGGTAATGAGTCACAACTGGCTAGAACCGGGACCCATGCTGATTTGTTCACTGAGTGA
- a CDS encoding type II toxin-antitoxin system RelB/DinJ family antitoxin, producing the protein MSTDTVVRARIDSETKAKATEALDAMGLSVSDAIRLLMLRIAEEKRLPFTVQVPSATTAKAMEELESGKGKRFDDAETLFKDLNI; encoded by the coding sequence ATGAGTACCGATACCGTTGTCAGAGCCCGCATCGACAGTGAGACGAAAGCCAAGGCCACCGAGGCGCTTGACGCCATGGGGCTGTCCGTCTCCGATGCCATTCGATTGTTGATGCTGAGAATCGCCGAGGAAAAACGCCTGCCTTTTACCGTGCAGGTGCCAAGCGCCACCACGGCCAAGGCGATGGAAGAGTTGGAGAGTGGCAAGGGAAAGCGTTTCGATGATGCCGAGACCCTGTTCAAGGATCTAAATATCTGA
- a CDS encoding NnrS family protein: MSLSIRLTQVMPLWRLAFRPLFLFGVLFSLLAMLAWGGFWHGTLLIEPVGGMLWWHQHEMLFGFVAAIVSGFLLTAVQNWTGQPSIKGWPLLGLVAVWLVGRLLLAFPDALGSPAPWLIALVDLAFLPLVALVMARLVIRVKQWRNLIFLPVLSLLVIANALMHWGLNRADGELVRQGAYLAVLLFGMLMVILGGRVIPFFTSLRLKRQKPAPLPALERLAISSVAALIGIELLAVVGLALPGVVVAVVALTAGVANFWRLARWEGWRTWGEPLLWGLHGSYGFVALGFILFGFAALGLLPASLGIHALTVGGMGTMILAMISRVSLGHTGRPIETLPGIGLALGLMLAAAVSRALIPALLPQVTHWMLSLSILLWCLAYAVFVMLYTKPLLTARVDGKDG, translated from the coding sequence TTGTCCTTGTCAATTCGTCTTACCCAGGTCATGCCGCTATGGCGGCTGGCGTTTCGACCGCTGTTTCTGTTCGGCGTCCTGTTTAGTCTGCTGGCCATGCTGGCCTGGGGCGGTTTCTGGCACGGAACGCTGCTGATCGAGCCGGTGGGCGGCATGCTGTGGTGGCATCAGCACGAGATGCTGTTCGGCTTCGTCGCCGCCATAGTCAGCGGTTTTCTGCTCACCGCGGTGCAGAACTGGACCGGTCAGCCCAGCATCAAGGGCTGGCCGCTGCTGGGTCTGGTCGCGGTATGGCTGGTCGGGCGCCTGCTGCTGGCATTTCCCGACGCTCTGGGCAGCCCGGCGCCCTGGCTTATCGCCTTGGTGGATCTGGCCTTCCTGCCTTTGGTGGCGCTGGTCATGGCGCGACTGGTGATTCGCGTCAAGCAGTGGCGCAATCTGATCTTTCTGCCGGTACTGAGTCTGCTGGTCATCGCCAACGCGCTGATGCATTGGGGGCTCAATCGGGCGGATGGCGAACTGGTACGCCAGGGGGCCTATCTGGCGGTACTCCTGTTCGGCATGCTGATGGTCATTCTCGGTGGTCGGGTCATTCCTTTCTTTACCTCGCTGCGCCTGAAACGGCAGAAACCCGCGCCGCTTCCGGCGCTGGAAAGACTGGCGATCAGCTCCGTGGCGGCGCTGATAGGGATTGAGCTGCTGGCGGTGGTGGGGCTCGCCTTGCCAGGCGTCGTCGTTGCCGTCGTCGCCCTGACGGCAGGAGTTGCCAATTTCTGGCGCCTGGCGCGCTGGGAAGGGTGGCGTACCTGGGGGGAGCCGTTGCTTTGGGGCTTGCATGGCAGCTATGGCTTCGTGGCACTAGGCTTTATCCTGTTCGGCTTCGCGGCCCTGGGGCTATTGCCCGCCAGCCTGGGGATTCATGCACTGACCGTCGGCGGCATGGGCACCATGATTCTTGCGATGATTTCACGGGTGTCTCTCGGCCATACCGGCCGGCCTATCGAAACCCTGCCCGGCATCGGCCTGGCGCTCGGTCTGATGCTGGCCGCCGCCGTGTCTCGCGCGCTGATTCCCGCCCTGTTGCCCCAGGTCACTCACTGGATGCTGAGTCTGAGCATCCTGCTCTGGTGTCTTGCCTACGCGGTATTCGTGATGCTCTATACCAAACCTTTACTCACCGCTCGGGTGGATGGCAAGGATGGCTGA
- the hmpA gene encoding NO-inducible flavohemoprotein, with protein sequence MLTAKQEQLIEATAPLVAEHLDTITQRFYPLMFERYPEIKPLFNQAHQADGGQPRVLAGAVLAYVQLRKEPEKVKATLATVVEKHVSLNIRPDQYPIVGECLLAAVAEVLGDAVTPEIADAWGALYEELAGLLTELEAKRYHEFAKRPGGWQGERAFRIVEKTPESSVITSFVLAPEDGGTVADFEPGQFIGVHLVIDGESTYRHYSLSGFPNGKTYRLSIKRELQGKASRHLHDTLRVGDTLNLLPPAGELVLDESDAPVMLISGGVGQTPMLPLAQHALEQGRQVVYLHAAQEQDQHAFGDELQALEQRYPRQLTSVTLYERGMEDATEVHIGWIDRELLARYLPEEQAQCYFVGPQGFMTAVNDALAALNVPQEHRHYEHFGPSQPLSAA encoded by the coding sequence ATGCTGACAGCCAAGCAAGAGCAACTGATCGAAGCCACCGCGCCGCTGGTGGCGGAACATCTGGATACCATCACTCAGCGCTTCTATCCCTTGATGTTCGAGCGCTATCCGGAAATCAAGCCGTTGTTCAATCAGGCGCATCAGGCGGATGGCGGCCAGCCTCGTGTGTTGGCCGGCGCAGTACTGGCCTACGTGCAGCTGCGCAAGGAGCCGGAGAAGGTCAAGGCGACCCTGGCCACGGTGGTGGAAAAGCATGTGTCGCTGAATATTCGCCCGGATCAGTATCCCATCGTCGGCGAGTGCCTTTTGGCGGCGGTGGCGGAAGTCCTGGGCGATGCGGTGACCCCGGAGATCGCCGATGCTTGGGGCGCGCTCTATGAAGAGCTAGCGGGGCTTCTGACCGAACTGGAAGCCAAGCGATATCACGAGTTCGCCAAGCGCCCCGGCGGCTGGCAGGGCGAACGCGCTTTCCGCATCGTAGAGAAGACCCCGGAAAGCTCGGTCATCACCTCCTTCGTGCTGGCCCCGGAAGACGGCGGCACGGTGGCGGATTTCGAACCGGGGCAGTTCATCGGTGTACACCTGGTGATCGATGGCGAGTCCACCTATCGTCATTACAGCCTGTCCGGTTTCCCCAATGGGAAGACGTATCGCTTATCCATCAAGCGCGAGCTGCAGGGCAAGGCGAGCCGCCACCTGCACGATACCCTGCGGGTCGGCGATACCCTGAACCTGCTGCCTCCCGCCGGGGAACTCGTACTCGATGAAAGCGACGCCCCGGTGATGCTGATCAGCGGCGGCGTCGGCCAGACCCCCATGCTGCCTCTGGCCCAGCATGCCCTGGAACAAGGTCGTCAGGTGGTCTATCTGCACGCTGCCCAGGAACAGGATCAGCATGCCTTCGGCGACGAGCTGCAGGCGCTCGAACAGCGCTATCCCCGGCAGCTGACCAGCGTCACCCTCTACGAGCGCGGCATGGAAGATGCAACCGAGGTGCATATCGGGTGGATCGACCGCGAGCTGCTGGCGCGATACCTGCCGGAAGAGCAGGCGCAGTGCTATTTCGTCGGGCCCCAGGGCTTCATGACCGCGGTAAACGACGCCTTGGCGGCATTGAACGTTCCCCAAGAGCACCGTCATTACGAACACTTCGGGCCGTCGCAGCCCCTGAGCGCGGCCTGA
- a CDS encoding metal-dependent hydrolase yields the protein MDPVAHTLVGAVLAETGLKRLTRYATPTLLIGANLPDIDVIAHLWGEDASLYFRRGWSHGILALIVLPLLLACAIWLWHRWRRSSNPEAPPFRPGVVLGLSFLAVWTHPLLDWLNTYGVRLLMPFEGRWFYGDTLFIIDPWVWLLTAAGVFLARSKRHGAMAGWLILAMLASLLVLGTGHVPLEGKLLWCAALAALAILRWRNHARDLGRLVARVGVVALVIYACAAYGAARLAENLAAERFATPREVQANPLAGQPFSHRIVLVHDTFYRVVEANGKTLELPRGAPDSIVQAALESATIRGFVNWMRYPYWEVEESVDGWIVRFVDLRYQLPGKSGPGIGSAQVTVPKDSLPDR from the coding sequence ATGGATCCAGTCGCACATACCCTCGTTGGCGCGGTTCTGGCGGAGACCGGTCTCAAGCGTTTGACTCGCTACGCTACTCCAACCCTGCTGATCGGCGCCAACCTGCCGGATATCGATGTGATCGCGCACCTGTGGGGGGAAGACGCCTCGTTGTATTTTCGCCGCGGCTGGAGCCACGGCATCCTCGCGCTTATCGTATTGCCGCTGCTATTGGCCTGCGCCATCTGGCTCTGGCATCGCTGGCGTCGATCCTCGAATCCCGAAGCGCCGCCGTTTCGCCCGGGCGTGGTGCTTGGGCTCAGTTTTCTGGCGGTATGGACGCATCCGCTGCTGGACTGGCTGAATACCTACGGCGTGCGCCTGCTCATGCCTTTCGAGGGGCGCTGGTTCTATGGCGATACGCTGTTCATCATCGATCCGTGGGTATGGCTGTTGACCGCGGCAGGAGTGTTTCTGGCCCGCTCGAAGCGTCATGGGGCCATGGCCGGCTGGCTGATACTGGCAATGCTTGCCAGCCTGCTCGTGCTGGGCACCGGCCATGTCCCCCTGGAGGGCAAGCTGCTCTGGTGCGCCGCGCTGGCGGCGCTTGCGATACTGCGCTGGCGCAACCATGCCCGAGACTTGGGACGACTGGTGGCGCGCGTCGGTGTGGTAGCGCTGGTCATCTATGCGTGCGCAGCCTATGGCGCGGCGCGGCTGGCGGAAAATCTGGCGGCGGAGCGCTTCGCGACGCCACGGGAGGTTCAGGCCAACCCCTTGGCCGGACAGCCGTTCTCGCATCGTATCGTGCTGGTCCATGACACTTTCTACCGGGTCGTCGAGGCGAATGGAAAAACCCTTGAGCTGCCGCGTGGGGCACCCGATTCTATCGTGCAGGCGGCCCTGGAGTCGGCGACGATCCGCGGTTTCGTCAACTGGATGCGTTATCCCTATTGGGAAGTGGAAGAAAGCGTGGACGGCTGGATCGTGCGCTTTGTGGATCTTCGCTATCAGCTGCCGGGGAAATCTGGACCCGGTATTGGTTCCGCCCAAGTGACGGTACCCAAGGACAGCTTGCCGGATCGATAG
- a CDS encoding Fic family protein → MTTWIWQQPDWPRFTWQSSEVQPHLQTCWRNLGILLGRAGVFAGNTEESETAAALDALLQNILTSSAIEGERLNVASVRSSLARRLGIEEEKASSSPRSEGLADLMFDAVGQPDTPLTPERLFQWHRWLFPETEASLVTLRLGEWRGVEPMQVVSGRIDRPNVHFEAPPRNRLEAEMDAFLQWFESSRQDRALDPLLRAGLAHFWFVTLHPFEDGNGRIARAIADRALAQADRHSIRLYAMSSAILAQRKDYYHRLEASQKGTLDVTDWLVWFLKTLNVTLKNALDHIERTLNKARFWQRFGDADLRPEQVKVLNRLLDGGERGFEQGISASQYQKVAKVSKATATRHLANLLEQGCIVKLPGGGRSTRYQVAKRSLVD, encoded by the coding sequence ATGACAACCTGGATCTGGCAACAACCGGACTGGCCGCGCTTCACCTGGCAATCAAGCGAGGTACAACCGCACCTTCAGACTTGCTGGCGAAACCTGGGCATTCTGTTGGGGCGTGCGGGGGTCTTTGCCGGCAATACCGAGGAGAGCGAAACAGCCGCTGCCTTGGATGCCTTGTTGCAGAATATCCTTACTTCATCCGCTATCGAGGGGGAACGGCTCAACGTGGCTTCGGTTCGCTCATCTCTGGCACGGCGCCTCGGGATAGAGGAAGAAAAGGCCTCCTCGTCACCCCGCTCGGAAGGTCTGGCGGATCTGATGTTCGATGCCGTGGGGCAACCGGATACGCCTCTGACGCCCGAGCGACTTTTCCAGTGGCATCGCTGGCTGTTTCCCGAAACCGAGGCCTCTCTTGTGACGTTGCGTCTCGGCGAGTGGCGAGGCGTAGAGCCAATGCAGGTCGTTTCTGGGCGGATCGATCGTCCGAACGTGCATTTCGAAGCGCCACCGCGTAATCGACTGGAAGCGGAGATGGACGCCTTCCTTCAATGGTTCGAGTCCAGCCGCCAGGATCGAGCATTGGATCCGCTGTTGCGCGCCGGTCTGGCGCACTTCTGGTTCGTCACGCTTCATCCCTTCGAAGACGGTAACGGCCGAATTGCACGAGCTATCGCCGATCGAGCACTGGCTCAAGCGGATCGACATAGCATTCGCCTTTATGCCATGTCCTCTGCCATTCTCGCGCAGCGAAAGGACTACTATCATCGTCTCGAGGCCAGTCAGAAAGGCACTCTCGACGTCACCGACTGGCTGGTGTGGTTCCTGAAAACTCTAAATGTTACGCTCAAGAACGCCTTGGATCACATCGAGCGCACGTTGAACAAGGCACGCTTCTGGCAGCGATTCGGAGACGCCGATCTACGACCGGAACAGGTCAAGGTACTCAATCGTTTACTGGACGGCGGCGAACGCGGTTTCGAGCAGGGTATCAGCGCGTCTCAGTACCAGAAGGTCGCCAAGGTAAGCAAGGCAACCGCCACTCGACACCTGGCGAATCTGCTGGAGCAAGGCTGCATCGTGAAGCTGCCTGGCGGCGGTCGAAGTACGCGGTATCAGGTAGCCAAACGGTCGTTGGTCGATTAG